A part of Synchiropus splendidus isolate RoL2022-P1 chromosome 19, RoL_Sspl_1.0, whole genome shotgun sequence genomic DNA contains:
- the pde4a gene encoding cAMP-specific 3',5'-cyclic phosphodiesterase 4C isoform X2, with protein MTQRKLTRQLTLSVSPESPLPPSLTSPVSPVDQPRAYWSSALFRRLKLNRSIQEHGRSALCSTSFDSENGPSPGRSPMDSQASPGLVLHPSFPQSQRRESFLYRSDSDYDTSPKTMSRNSSVNSEGHAEDMIVTPFAQVLASLRTVRSNFTILANVTTPTNKRSPVTSHPTVPQATLSEETYQQMARETLEELDWCLDQLETIQTHRSVSEMASNKFKRMLNRELSHLSEMSRSGNQVSEYISTTFLDKQNEVEIPSPTLREREKPMCHISGVKKLTHSSSLSNSTLPRFGVKTEHEDSLARELDDLNKWGLNIFRVAEFSNNRPLSCIMFAIFQERDLLKTFRIPVDTFVTYVMTLEDHYHANVAYHNSLHAADVTQSTHVLLSSPALDAVFTDLEILAALFAAAIHDVDHPGVSNQFLINTNSELALMYNDESVLENHHLAVGFKLLHEDNCDIFQNLSKRQRQSLRKLVIDMVLATDMSKHMSLLADLKTMVETKKVTSSGVLLLDHYTDRIQVLRNMVHCADLSNPTKPLAVYRQWTERIMEEFFRQGDKERERGMEISPMCDKHTASVEKSQVGFIDYIVHPLWETWGDLVHPDAQDILDTLEDNRDWYQSTIPQSPSPPPVCQDKELNACMDKFKFELTLEDSSQIEQDDEADKSTNHTAHDCSQGEEDEDEDEEGKKEDEDIMVEEENEDIIEEEDEVAMEEEEAEEEELKSELEVRCDKERLSDTTPVEEEEDSSSQAEDT; from the exons ATGACTCAGAGGAAGCTGACGCGACAGCTGACGTTGTCGGTGAGCCCGGAGAGTCCCCTGCCCCCCTCGCTCACCTCACCTGTGTCACCGGTCGATCAGCCTCGTGCGTACTGGAGCTCGGCTCTGTTCCGCCGTCTCAAACTCAACAGGAGCATTCAAGAGCATGGACGCTCTGCCCTCTGTAGCACCAG CTTCGATTCTGAGAATGGTCCCTCGCCAGGCCGCAGTCCCATGGATTCGCAGGCGAGTCCTGGGTTGGTGCTCCACCCTTCGTTCCCCCAGAGCCAGCGCAGGGAATCCTTCCTGTACCGCTCCGACTCCGACTACGACACGTCCCCCAAAACCATGTCACGGAACTCCTCCGTCAACAGTGAGGG GCATGCTGAAGACATGATCGTCACCCCTTTCGCTCAG GTGTTGGCCAGCCTACGAACTGTAAGAAGCAACTTCACCATCCTCGCCAATGTCACAACACCCACCAACAA GAGGTCACCAGTGACAAGCCATCCCACTGTTCCTCAAGCTACACTCTCTG AGGAGACCTACCAGCAGATGGCTCGGGAGactctggaggagctggactgGTGTCTGGACCAGCTGGAGACCATCCAGACACACCGCTCTGTCAGTGAGATGGCCTCCAACAAG TTCAAGAGGATGTTGAACAGAGAACTGTCCCATCTGTCAGAGATGAGCCGCTCAGGGAACCAGGTGTCAGAGTACATTTCCACGACCTTTCTAG ATAAGCAGAACGAGGTGGAGATCCCGTCGCCCACCTTAAGGGAGAGGGAGAAGCCCATGTGTCACATCAGCGGAGTGAAGAAGCTCACGCACAGTTCCAGCCTTTCCAATTCCACCCTGCCTCGCTTCGGTGTGAAGACGGAACACGAGGATTCTTTAGCCAGG GAGCTGGATGACCTGAACAAGTGGGGCCTTAATATCTTTCGTGTGGCAGAGTTCTCCAACAACCGACCCCTCAGCTGCATTATGTTTGCCATTTTTCAG GAAAGAGATCTCCTCAAAACGTTCCGCATCCCAGTGGATACATTTGTCACCTATGTTATGACGCTAGAGGATCACTACCATGCCAACGTGGCCTACCACAACAGCCTCCACGCTGCCGATGTCACTCAGTCAACACATGTTCTGCTCTCCTCACCAGCTCTCGAT GCTGTGTTCACTGATCTGGAAATACTAGCTGCTTTATTTGCTGCTGCCATACATGATGTGGACCACCCAGGGGTCTCCAACCAGTTCCTCATAAACACAA ACTCAGAACTGGCTCTGATGTACAACGACGAGTCGGTGCTGGAAAATCATCACCTGGCTGTGGGCTTCAAGCTGCTTCATGAGGACAACTGTGACATCTTTCAGAACCTCAGCAAGCGGCAGAGACAAAGTCTGAGGAAACTTGTCATAGATATG GTTTTGGCGACAGACATGTCTAAACACATGAGTTTGCTGGCGGACCTCAAGACCATGGTCGAAACCAAGAAGGTGACGAGTTCAGGGGTTCTGCTTCTCGATCATTACACTGATCGGATACAG GTGTTGAGGAACATGGTGCACTGTGCTGACCTCAGCAATCCCACGAAGCCTCTCGCTGTGTATCGCCAGTGGACGGAGAGAATCATGGAGGAATTTTTCCGGCAAGGAGACAAAGAAAGAGAACGCGGCATGGAGATCAGCCCGATGTGTGACAAACACACTGCATCTGTGGAGAAGAGTCAG GTGGGCTTTATTGACTACATTGTCCACCCGCTGTGGGAGACATGGGGGGACCTGGTCCATCCCGACGCACAGGACATTCTGGACACTCTAGAGGACAACCGAGACTGGTACCAGAGCACCATTCCACAAAGTCCCTCGCCTCCTCCTGTGTGTCAGGACAAGGAGCTCAACGCCTGCATGGACAAATTTAAGTTCGAGCTCACGCTGGAAGACAGCTCGCAGATAGAGCAGGACGACGAGGCGGACAAGTCCACGAACCACACGGCACATGACTGCAGCCAaggggaggaggatgaggatgaagacgaggagggcaagaaggaggatgaggacattatggtggaggaggaaaacgAGGACATCATCGAGGAGGAAGACGAAGTagcaatggaggaggaggaggctgaagaggaggaattAAAATCCGAGCTGGAGGTGAGATGTGATAAGGAGAGACTTTCCGACACAACTCctgtagaggaggaggaggattctTCTTCACAAGCTGAAGATACATGA
- the pde4a gene encoding cAMP-specific 3',5'-cyclic phosphodiesterase 4C isoform X3 — protein MGVVEAIDPTPSPCPSPVPGGYRLPRSSSYSPLQGRAGAELDLGSATGGVLEGGGTTAERRTPFVDLFCETCSRPWLIGWWGQFKRMLNRELSHLSEMSRSGNQVSEYISTTFLDKQNEVEIPSPTLREREKPMCHISGVKKLTHSSSLSNSTLPRFGVKTEHEDSLARELDDLNKWGLNIFRVAEFSNNRPLSCIMFAIFQERDLLKTFRIPVDTFVTYVMTLEDHYHANVAYHNSLHAADVTQSTHVLLSSPALDAVFTDLEILAALFAAAIHDVDHPGVSNQFLINTNSELALMYNDESVLENHHLAVGFKLLHEDNCDIFQNLSKRQRQSLRKLVIDMVLATDMSKHMSLLADLKTMVETKKVTSSGVLLLDHYTDRIQVLRNMVHCADLSNPTKPLAVYRQWTERIMEEFFRQGDKERERGMEISPMCDKHTASVEKSQVGFIDYIVHPLWETWGDLVHPDAQDILDTLEDNRDWYQSTIPQSPSPPPVCQDKELNACMDKFKFELTLEDSSQIEQDDEADKSTNHTAHDCSQGEEDEDEDEEGKKEDEDIMVEEENEDIIEEEDEVAMEEEEAEEEELKSELEVRCDKERLSDTTPVEEEEDSSSQAEDT, from the exons ATGGGTGTGGTGGAGGCAATTGACCCGACGCCATCCCCCTGCCCCTCGCCTGTGCCAGGGGGTTACAGGCTGCCCCGCTCCTCCAGCTACAGCCCGCTGCAGGGGAGGGCCGGGGCAGAGCTGGACCTCGGCTCGGCCACAGGGGGAGTTCTGGAGGGGGGTGGTACGACGGCGGAGCGGAGGACACCCTTCGTGGACCTGTTCTGTGAGACCTGCTCCAGGCCCTGGCTCATCGGCTGGTGGGGCCAG TTCAAGAGGATGTTGAACAGAGAACTGTCCCATCTGTCAGAGATGAGCCGCTCAGGGAACCAGGTGTCAGAGTACATTTCCACGACCTTTCTAG ATAAGCAGAACGAGGTGGAGATCCCGTCGCCCACCTTAAGGGAGAGGGAGAAGCCCATGTGTCACATCAGCGGAGTGAAGAAGCTCACGCACAGTTCCAGCCTTTCCAATTCCACCCTGCCTCGCTTCGGTGTGAAGACGGAACACGAGGATTCTTTAGCCAGG GAGCTGGATGACCTGAACAAGTGGGGCCTTAATATCTTTCGTGTGGCAGAGTTCTCCAACAACCGACCCCTCAGCTGCATTATGTTTGCCATTTTTCAG GAAAGAGATCTCCTCAAAACGTTCCGCATCCCAGTGGATACATTTGTCACCTATGTTATGACGCTAGAGGATCACTACCATGCCAACGTGGCCTACCACAACAGCCTCCACGCTGCCGATGTCACTCAGTCAACACATGTTCTGCTCTCCTCACCAGCTCTCGAT GCTGTGTTCACTGATCTGGAAATACTAGCTGCTTTATTTGCTGCTGCCATACATGATGTGGACCACCCAGGGGTCTCCAACCAGTTCCTCATAAACACAA ACTCAGAACTGGCTCTGATGTACAACGACGAGTCGGTGCTGGAAAATCATCACCTGGCTGTGGGCTTCAAGCTGCTTCATGAGGACAACTGTGACATCTTTCAGAACCTCAGCAAGCGGCAGAGACAAAGTCTGAGGAAACTTGTCATAGATATG GTTTTGGCGACAGACATGTCTAAACACATGAGTTTGCTGGCGGACCTCAAGACCATGGTCGAAACCAAGAAGGTGACGAGTTCAGGGGTTCTGCTTCTCGATCATTACACTGATCGGATACAG GTGTTGAGGAACATGGTGCACTGTGCTGACCTCAGCAATCCCACGAAGCCTCTCGCTGTGTATCGCCAGTGGACGGAGAGAATCATGGAGGAATTTTTCCGGCAAGGAGACAAAGAAAGAGAACGCGGCATGGAGATCAGCCCGATGTGTGACAAACACACTGCATCTGTGGAGAAGAGTCAG GTGGGCTTTATTGACTACATTGTCCACCCGCTGTGGGAGACATGGGGGGACCTGGTCCATCCCGACGCACAGGACATTCTGGACACTCTAGAGGACAACCGAGACTGGTACCAGAGCACCATTCCACAAAGTCCCTCGCCTCCTCCTGTGTGTCAGGACAAGGAGCTCAACGCCTGCATGGACAAATTTAAGTTCGAGCTCACGCTGGAAGACAGCTCGCAGATAGAGCAGGACGACGAGGCGGACAAGTCCACGAACCACACGGCACATGACTGCAGCCAaggggaggaggatgaggatgaagacgaggagggcaagaaggaggatgaggacattatggtggaggaggaaaacgAGGACATCATCGAGGAGGAAGACGAAGTagcaatggaggaggaggaggctgaagaggaggaattAAAATCCGAGCTGGAGGTGAGATGTGATAAGGAGAGACTTTCCGACACAACTCctgtagaggaggaggaggattctTCTTCACAAGCTGAAGATACATGA